Proteins encoded in a region of the Mycobacterium branderi genome:
- a CDS encoding acyl-CoA synthetase, which translates to MRYNHAALFAGVAAALPERDCIVFRKRRLTYRDVATRVNRLANTLLSHGITIHRPRAGLQSWESGQDHVALYLHNGNEYLEGMLGAAAARAASFNVNYRYVEAELAYLLNDASARAIIYHARFAPTLAAVLPSLREQPALLLQVADESGNALLPGALDYEHVLAAASADAPPTEPDPDDLYLLYTGGTTGMPKGVMWTQAEILESGVGAFFPAGMFEVSSLAEGVGLVAASAGSVVLPLPPLMHGAAQWMALAGVLGGGTIVFPDVVDRFDPASVWKLIDREGVQLMNLVGNAFATPLCDEFERGGYHGRSLQLVGVGGAVTSASVKDRILRLLPQVVIADVAGSSETGSQLSHLSTSGSPATSGAFTPATGTCVVDEDRRRILEPGDPATGWLARHGAIPIGYLGDRDKTERTFPTVEGRRMALPGDRARQRADGSIELLGRDSVTINSGGEKIFAEEVEDALIAHPGVRDVIVVGRPNERWGNEIVAVVQLLEGHNPTDEELLADAEQRLARYKLPKAIVRVEAVVRGPAGKADYRWAKEIAVHGSPAQKELSK; encoded by the coding sequence ATGCGATACAACCACGCTGCGCTGTTCGCCGGCGTTGCTGCGGCGCTACCCGAGCGCGACTGCATCGTGTTCCGGAAACGGCGGCTGACGTATCGCGACGTGGCGACGCGAGTCAATCGTCTGGCGAACACCCTGCTCTCGCACGGGATCACGATCCACCGGCCACGCGCCGGGTTGCAGTCGTGGGAGTCGGGCCAGGACCACGTCGCGCTCTACCTGCACAACGGCAATGAGTACCTGGAGGGAATGCTGGGCGCTGCGGCCGCCCGCGCGGCGTCGTTCAACGTGAACTATCGATACGTCGAAGCCGAGCTGGCCTATCTCCTCAACGACGCTTCCGCCCGCGCGATCATCTACCACGCGCGATTCGCACCGACACTCGCCGCGGTCCTCCCGTCCTTGCGCGAGCAGCCGGCGCTACTGCTCCAGGTGGCCGACGAATCCGGCAATGCGTTGCTGCCTGGCGCACTCGACTACGAGCATGTCCTGGCGGCCGCCAGCGCCGACGCTCCGCCGACCGAGCCGGATCCCGATGATCTCTACCTGCTCTATACGGGCGGCACGACCGGGATGCCGAAAGGTGTGATGTGGACCCAGGCGGAGATCCTCGAAAGCGGCGTGGGCGCATTCTTTCCGGCGGGGATGTTCGAGGTGTCGTCCCTGGCCGAGGGAGTTGGCCTCGTGGCTGCCAGCGCGGGCTCGGTCGTGTTGCCACTGCCTCCGCTCATGCACGGCGCAGCCCAGTGGATGGCCCTGGCCGGCGTCCTTGGCGGGGGAACCATTGTTTTCCCGGACGTCGTGGACCGGTTCGACCCCGCGTCGGTATGGAAGCTGATCGACCGGGAGGGCGTGCAGCTCATGAACCTCGTGGGGAACGCGTTCGCGACCCCGTTGTGCGACGAGTTCGAGCGCGGCGGTTACCACGGACGCTCCCTGCAGCTGGTCGGTGTTGGTGGTGCGGTTACCAGTGCATCGGTCAAGGACCGCATTTTGCGGCTCCTGCCACAGGTCGTCATCGCCGACGTCGCGGGCTCCTCGGAGACCGGCTCTCAGTTGTCGCACCTGAGCACAAGCGGCTCACCGGCGACCTCGGGTGCTTTCACGCCGGCAACGGGCACGTGCGTGGTGGATGAGGACCGTCGACGAATTCTCGAGCCGGGCGATCCCGCGACCGGCTGGCTGGCTCGCCACGGTGCCATTCCGATCGGATACCTCGGCGACCGCGACAAGACCGAGCGCACCTTCCCCACGGTCGAGGGCCGCCGCATGGCGCTGCCCGGTGACCGCGCGCGACAACGGGCCGACGGCAGCATCGAACTCCTCGGTCGCGACTCGGTGACCATCAACTCGGGCGGCGAAAAGATCTTCGCCGAGGAGGTCGAGGACGCGCTGATCGCCCACCCTGGGGTCCGCGACGTCATCGTCGTCGGACGGCCGAACGAGCGGTGGGGCAACGAGATCGTCGCAGTCGTACAGCTGCTTGAAGGACATAACCCCACCGACGAGGAACTGCTGGCTGACGCCGAGCAGCGACTCGCCCGGTACAAGCTGCCGAAGGCCATCGTCCGCGTCGAAGCGGTGGTCCGTGGCCCGGCAGGCAAGGCCGACTATCGGTGGGCCAAAGAGATTGCAGTGCATGGTTCGCCTGCGCAGAAGGAGCTGAGCAAATGA